The DNA region TGAAAATAATATAAAAATTGATGATACAAACATAGGTAAATTTGCCAGTGATGAGAGGAAAAAGTATGGCATGGACATATGGGCGAAAAGAACATCAAAGTACATACTGGACGAGGACATAACAATAGTTGATGGACTTAGAAATTACGAGGAGCTCGAATATTTTAAAAACAACTATGATGATATAATTGTCATAGCAATATTCGCCAATGAGGAGCAGCGCTTTGAAAGAATAATAAAAAGAAACAGGGAGGACGATATAAAGAGCTACAATGAGATGAAGAGCAGGGATGACAGGGAATTGACATGGGGAATAGGCAAGGTTATATCACTTGCAGATTACATGATTGTGAACAACAAAAGCCTTGAGGAATACAAAAGCGATGTGAAAAGCCTTTTAAAGACGATCATTGATTCGAGGCCAAAAATTAGGGAAAAGCTTGGTTTATGATTATGTGCTATTGTATAAAATCCTGAAGAAGATCTCTCCTGTGCCCTTATCTGAATTACGCTCATTTCCTGACATCTGGTATGGATAGTAAACACGTTCAGGATGTGGCATCATGCCTATGACATTTCCTGAATCATTTGTTATTCCAGCTATGTTCATTATGGAACCATTTGGATTCCATGGGTATCCTGAATAATTGCCATTGTTATCAACGTATCTAAATATAATCTGATCGTTTTCTATTAATTCATCAAGTGTTTTATTATCACAGTAAACACGGCCCTCAAGATGTGCAACAGGAACCTGAAACGGTCTGTTTCCAAGATCGGAAAGAACCTTTTTTGTTGATAATCTTATGTATGTGAACCTGCATTCAAATCTGTTTGACTCATTTACAGTTAATGCTATTTTCCTGTCTCCATTGAAGAACAGGCCGAGCTCTGTAAGAACCTGAAAACC from Picrophilus oshimae DSM 9789 includes:
- a CDS encoding dephospho-CoA kinase, translating into MVWDIFLVNMIIITGMPGAGKDEFVKVAKSMGFLDVHMGNTVKKYAYENNIKIDDTNIGKFASDERKKYGMDIWAKRTSKYILDEDITIVDGLRNYEELEYFKNNYDDIIVIAIFANEEQRFERIIKRNREDDIKSYNEMKSRDDRELTWGIGKVISLADYMIVNNKSLEEYKSDVKSLLKTIIDSRPKIREKLGL
- the purQ gene encoding phosphoribosylformylglycinamidine synthase subunit PurQ yields the protein MDSKRAMVLRMEGTNNEEEAFLSLKRAGFEPEYVHINDLARKRKFIDDYNLMFIPGGFSAGDYIRAGAIFAARLRPFLSDINKFIDSGRFIIGVCNGFQVLTELGLFFNGDRKIALTVNESNRFECRFTYIRLSTKKVLSDLGNRPFQVPVAHLEGRVYCDNKTLDELIENDQIIFRYVDNNGNYSGYPWNPNGSIMNIAGITNDSGNVIGMMPHPERVYYPYQMSGNERNSDKGTGEIFFRILYNST